From Candidatus Hydrogenedentota bacterium, one genomic window encodes:
- a CDS encoding phytanoyl-CoA dioxygenase family protein, which translates to MLNQAQCDFYREAGYLHIPAVFSPEEMDALEGHLAILLKEWAQTDIGWTGPWRKAYMDEATEKKSKLTHLHDLHFYSDAWSRAMHNPRLVGALADLLGPNVELHHTTLHLKPPETGHPFPLHQDDAFYPHTDDRYIDVLVHLDDTCHENGEIRFTAGSHKAGRLPHITQTPEGECTPHLPTDAYRLEDTIPVPAKRGDIVVFNIFTVHGSHINQTDRMRRLVRCGFRDPANAQLAGQSVGRPGIMVSGLRPCAPGQLPFPS; encoded by the coding sequence ATGCTCAATCAGGCACAGTGCGATTTCTATCGGGAAGCGGGCTATCTCCATATCCCGGCGGTGTTCTCGCCGGAGGAGATGGACGCACTCGAAGGTCACCTCGCCATTCTGTTGAAGGAATGGGCCCAGACCGATATCGGCTGGACGGGTCCCTGGCGCAAGGCCTACATGGACGAGGCCACGGAGAAAAAGTCGAAACTGACCCATCTTCACGACCTTCACTTCTATTCCGACGCCTGGAGCCGCGCGATGCACAACCCGAGATTGGTGGGGGCGCTGGCGGATCTTCTCGGGCCCAATGTGGAGCTGCACCACACCACCCTCCACCTCAAGCCGCCGGAGACGGGCCATCCCTTCCCGCTCCACCAGGACGACGCCTTCTATCCCCATACCGATGACCGTTATATCGACGTGCTCGTACACTTGGACGATACGTGCCACGAAAACGGGGAAATCCGCTTCACCGCCGGCAGCCACAAGGCCGGACGCCTGCCCCACATTACCCAGACGCCCGAAGGCGAGTGCACGCCCCACCTGCCCACCGATGCGTATCGCCTGGAGGATACCATTCCGGTTCCGGCAAAGCGGGGCGATATCGTAGTTTTCAATATTTTTACGGTCCACGGCAGCCACATCAACCAGACCGATCGCATGCGGCGGCTGGTCCGCTGTGGATTTCGCGATCCGGCCAATGCCCAGCTTGCCGGACAGAGCGTGGGGCGTCCCGGCATTATGGTGAGCGGATTGCGCCCCTGCGCGCCGGGGCAGTTGCCCTTCCCGAGTTGA
- a CDS encoding SpoIIE family protein phosphatase has product MVNAILTPPVRLLVVDDEPDLESLIRQKFRKKIREGNYNITFAGNGQQALEVLDQDDGIDVILTDINMPVMDGLTLLARLAERDGLYKSVVISAYGDLDNIRTAMNRGAFDFITKPIDFADLEITIEKTISEVHKLKQGLEATRNLIAVQHELQVASRIQESILPKTFPPFPDRHDIEVFATMTPARQVGGDFYDFFFIGEDRLAFVIGDVSGKGVPAALFMAVCRTLIKATALHNDCPDTCLNYVNRLLCGDNASDLFVTVFYGVLDTKTGEVTYSNAGHNPPYWVRRNGTPPSPLQNQGGIVLGVMPEATYVKTTITLAPGECLFLYTDGVTEAMDKDRHLFCDTRLEEHLAQSCALPLDEMALGLARGIEAFTVNYPQHDDITMLAVRYKG; this is encoded by the coding sequence ATCGTGAACGCGATATTGACACCGCCGGTGCGCCTGCTGGTCGTGGACGACGAGCCGGACCTGGAATCGCTGATCCGGCAAAAGTTTCGCAAGAAAATCCGCGAGGGCAATTACAACATCACCTTCGCGGGGAATGGACAACAGGCCCTGGAAGTGCTCGATCAGGACGACGGCATCGACGTAATCCTGACGGATATCAACATGCCGGTGATGGACGGGCTCACCCTGCTTGCGCGCCTGGCGGAGCGGGACGGCCTGTACAAATCGGTGGTCATTTCCGCCTACGGCGATCTGGACAATATCCGCACGGCGATGAACCGGGGGGCCTTTGATTTCATCACCAAGCCAATCGACTTTGCGGATCTCGAGATCACCATCGAGAAGACGATCTCCGAAGTCCACAAGCTGAAGCAGGGCCTGGAGGCAACCCGCAATTTGATCGCCGTTCAGCACGAACTGCAGGTGGCCTCGCGCATACAGGAGTCCATCCTGCCCAAGACCTTTCCACCCTTCCCCGATCGGCACGACATCGAAGTGTTTGCCACCATGACCCCGGCGCGACAGGTGGGCGGCGACTTCTACGACTTCTTTTTCATTGGCGAGGACCGCCTCGCGTTCGTGATAGGGGACGTCTCGGGCAAGGGCGTTCCGGCCGCGCTGTTCATGGCGGTTTGCCGCACCCTGATCAAGGCGACGGCCCTGCACAACGATTGCCCCGACACCTGCCTGAACTATGTAAACCGGTTGCTCTGCGGGGACAACGCCTCGGATCTCTTCGTGACGGTGTTCTACGGGGTGCTTGACACGAAGACGGGCGAGGTCACCTACAGCAATGCGGGGCATAATCCGCCTTACTGGGTGCGGAGAAACGGCACGCCGCCGTCTCCCCTCCAGAATCAGGGCGGAATCGTGCTCGGGGTGATGCCGGAGGCGACCTACGTGAAGACTACGATCACCCTGGCCCCGGGGGAATGCCTCTTTCTCTACACCGACGGGGTAACGGAGGCCATGGACAAGGACAGGCACCTCTTCTGCGACACGCGTCTGGAGGAGCATCTTGCCCAGTCCTGCGCGCTGCCCCTGGACGAAATGGCCCTCGGACTGGCGCGGGGCATCGAGGCTTTCACCGTGAACTATCCACAGCACGATGACATCACCATGCTGGCGGTGCGCTACAAGGGTTAA
- a CDS encoding response regulator, with product MLIMVVDDEPDIQMLFEQRFRKEIRSGELQFRFAFSGSEALEVLNSSAGTDLVLILSDINMPGMSGLELLREIKGHRPGIPVFMITAYDDQEKYREAMDCGANDYLAKPLDFGELKEKILSVRKTS from the coding sequence ATGTTGATCATGGTCGTGGACGACGAGCCCGATATCCAGATGCTCTTTGAGCAGCGTTTCCGGAAGGAAATCCGGAGCGGTGAGCTCCAGTTTCGCTTTGCCTTCTCGGGCAGCGAGGCCCTGGAAGTGCTGAACAGCAGCGCGGGTACCGACCTGGTGCTTATCCTTTCCGATATAAACATGCCGGGGATGAGCGGCCTGGAGCTGCTGCGGGAAATCAAGGGGCACCGCCCGGGCATACCCGTATTCATGATTACGGCCTACGACGACCAGGAGAAGTACCGCGAAGCGATGGACTGCGGCGCCAACGACTACCTGGCCAAACCGCTGGATTTCGGCGAGCTGAAGGAGAAAATCCTTTCGGTGAGGAAGACATCGTGA
- a CDS encoding PAS domain S-box protein: MNLLGKFTLALLACGLVPLLLGTLFTHTITKRALEDTGEQARVALEQKAKDHISAVVSAQGDHLNTFVQGLSNEARLLSQFYHLQAMLDSEVFFRAAPPEAFPPDELARMREELRAWYSTRLEKMPPAGEAGPPSSAEYVSALSPSGVALQHAYLLHPTPTAAVDAPPPTPQPADSPYAKMHDSIHPFWVSTLARLGYEDVILVDGVRGEVVYSVKKDLDFGASMVQGPLAESHAARAFRSAWAGEPGKVIFEDAAPYLPANNEDVCFIATPIFSRGEKKGVVLFEFSIERFNDILGAMTALGDSGAVYLVGPDYEPRGGAAKVFARRSEIQENGSDPDAPRLDIEPARIVFHLGQTGCDVYRDAAGHEALIAFRPIQILGVTWALIAQVDTVEAFKTVKEMEKTSREFVSRMLYLSDAIVLVAILVLCFVADYLAKPIVRPIRSTVAILKGMVQGEDALNQRLVVSGKDEVAELSSSFNRFMDKIQVLYGSLEKEVSERKRAQEEVERSQQYYKALIEFAPDVIVVLDADFTARFVSPSFERTFGYTAEEVLGKTLFDKIHPDDVLQIKRAAERALLNPGAPTRSEYRLRHKEGHWIYIASVGTNRLDDASIAGTVINLRDISDSKEADRILREYSATLERDVAERTMLLEQNRDELAGALEELRNTQAQLVMNEKMASLGSLTAGIAHEIKNPLNFVTNFAELTVELAGELEEELGAVGAALSPEARETLADLLSDIQQNTRKIQEHGKRADNIVKTMLLHSRGKKDEKRRTQINELLEEYVQLSYHGMRAQDSTFNIELDLHLDPRLPELDVVSQDLARVFLNILNNGCYAAHERKKRDGAGFHPKLTVSTGLESDRVIIRIRDNGYGIPDGIVDKVFTPFFTTKPAGVGTGLGLSISYDIVVQEHQGELSVQSNPGEYTEFIIALPAGAANTHKVET; this comes from the coding sequence ATGAATCTGCTCGGAAAATTTACCCTGGCGCTCCTTGCCTGCGGCCTGGTCCCGCTGCTGCTGGGCACCCTCTTCACCCACACGATCACCAAGCGCGCTTTGGAAGACACCGGCGAGCAGGCGCGGGTGGCACTCGAGCAGAAGGCGAAGGATCACATCTCCGCCGTGGTCAGCGCCCAGGGGGACCACCTGAATACTTTCGTCCAGGGCCTGTCAAACGAGGCGCGCCTCCTCAGCCAGTTCTATCACCTCCAGGCAATGCTCGACAGCGAGGTCTTTTTCCGCGCCGCGCCCCCCGAAGCATTTCCTCCAGACGAACTCGCCCGGATGCGCGAGGAGCTCCGCGCATGGTATTCCACCAGACTCGAAAAGATGCCCCCAGCCGGCGAGGCGGGCCCTCCATCGTCGGCGGAGTATGTGTCGGCACTCTCGCCCTCGGGCGTGGCCCTGCAACATGCATACCTGCTACATCCGACGCCCACCGCCGCTGTGGACGCGCCGCCACCGACGCCCCAGCCGGCGGACTCGCCTTATGCAAAGATGCACGATTCGATTCACCCTTTCTGGGTGAGCACCCTGGCGCGCCTGGGCTATGAGGACGTCATTCTGGTTGACGGCGTGCGGGGCGAGGTCGTCTACTCCGTCAAAAAGGACCTGGACTTCGGCGCGTCCATGGTCCAGGGTCCGCTGGCCGAAAGTCACGCGGCCCGGGCCTTTCGCTCGGCCTGGGCGGGGGAACCGGGCAAGGTAATCTTCGAAGATGCCGCGCCCTACCTGCCCGCGAACAACGAGGACGTCTGCTTCATCGCGACACCGATCTTTTCGCGCGGCGAGAAGAAGGGCGTGGTCCTCTTCGAGTTCAGCATCGAACGCTTCAATGACATTCTGGGCGCCATGACGGCCCTGGGCGATTCCGGCGCGGTCTATCTGGTGGGACCCGACTACGAACCGCGCGGCGGAGCGGCCAAGGTGTTCGCACGCCGGTCGGAAATTCAGGAGAACGGCAGCGATCCCGACGCGCCGCGACTCGACATTGAGCCGGCGCGGATTGTCTTTCACCTCGGCCAGACGGGTTGCGACGTCTACCGCGACGCAGCGGGACACGAGGCCCTGATCGCCTTCCGACCGATCCAGATCCTGGGCGTCACGTGGGCGTTGATAGCGCAGGTGGACACGGTGGAGGCCTTCAAGACGGTGAAGGAGATGGAGAAGACATCGCGGGAATTCGTGAGCCGCATGCTGTACCTCAGTGACGCGATCGTGCTCGTGGCCATTCTGGTGCTGTGTTTCGTGGCCGACTACCTGGCGAAGCCGATCGTGCGGCCCATCCGCTCCACGGTGGCCATTCTCAAGGGCATGGTTCAAGGCGAAGACGCCCTCAATCAGCGACTGGTGGTGAGCGGAAAAGACGAAGTGGCCGAACTGTCGAGTTCGTTCAACCGCTTCATGGACAAGATCCAGGTGCTCTACGGTTCGCTGGAAAAGGAAGTATCGGAGCGCAAGCGCGCCCAGGAGGAGGTGGAGCGCAGCCAGCAATACTACAAGGCCCTGATCGAGTTTGCGCCGGACGTGATCGTCGTGCTGGATGCGGACTTTACGGCGCGCTTCGTGAGCCCTTCTTTCGAGCGCACATTCGGCTATACCGCCGAGGAAGTCCTCGGAAAGACCCTCTTCGACAAGATCCATCCCGACGACGTGCTTCAGATCAAGCGCGCGGCGGAACGGGCCCTGCTGAATCCCGGCGCGCCCACCCGGTCGGAGTATCGGCTCCGGCACAAGGAGGGGCATTGGATCTACATCGCTTCCGTGGGCACGAACCGCCTGGACGATGCAAGCATCGCGGGCACGGTGATCAACCTGCGCGATATCAGCGACAGCAAAGAGGCGGATCGCATCCTGCGCGAGTACAGTGCGACGCTGGAGCGGGATGTGGCGGAGCGGACCATGTTGCTGGAGCAGAATCGCGACGAGCTGGCCGGCGCCCTGGAGGAGCTGCGAAACACCCAGGCCCAACTGGTGATGAACGAGAAAATGGCCTCTCTGGGTTCCCTCACCGCGGGCATCGCCCACGAAATCAAGAACCCGTTGAACTTCGTGACGAATTTCGCGGAACTCACGGTGGAACTGGCGGGCGAGCTGGAGGAGGAGCTGGGCGCCGTGGGTGCCGCGCTCTCCCCGGAAGCGCGGGAAACCCTGGCCGATCTCCTTTCCGACATCCAGCAGAACACCCGGAAGATCCAGGAGCACGGCAAGCGCGCGGACAACATCGTGAAGACGATGCTGCTCCATTCCCGAGGCAAGAAGGATGAAAAACGCCGCACGCAGATTAATGAACTACTGGAAGAATACGTGCAGCTCTCCTACCACGGGATGCGGGCGCAGGATTCCACTTTCAACATCGAACTGGACCTACACCTCGATCCCAGGCTGCCGGAACTCGATGTGGTGTCGCAGGATCTGGCCCGCGTATTCCTGAACATCCTGAACAACGGCTGCTACGCGGCCCACGAGCGCAAGAAGCGGGACGGCGCGGGCTTCCACCCGAAATTGACTGTTTCCACGGGTCTGGAATCTGATAGAGTGATCATCCGCATCCGGGACAACGGGTATGGCATTCCGGATGGGATCGTGGACAAGGTTTTTACCCCGTTTTTCACCACCAAGCCCGCGGGCGTCGGTACGGGCCTGGGTCTTTCCATCAGCTACGACATCGTGGTGCAGGAACACCAGGGCGAGCTCTCCGTACAATCGAATCCTGGTGAATACACGGAATTCATCATCGCCCTTCCGGCGGGCGCCGCCAACACCCACAAGGTTGAAACTTGA
- a CDS encoding EAL domain-containing protein yields the protein MSLRVKVELVLFIVFGLVIGLTYGIQRFVIIPGLEPVERKTAQKDMERSSEALERQAGIVKRRAAEWSRLISRRIAAGDSSAVVPEEDLVAAGVSAAFWFKPGGGERNWGYTAPDPTGGSRKFAEFASGVKPEQAYLLEAAKHGEAVAGALLTSEGPALAAVAPVVPSGGGAPGMLLVLRLLDPALLAQMHQQAAIEFQVWALNDPALTPEERGVVQELLAGNDVQVREAGEEEFRVYSSYASISGQPLFLLRSEIHRSLLARARSTMQIGLLAQVGIGLAALVLLIILFRRTVMDSLSLLTDHTTSIGGSNDLSARLKLDRSDELGTLASEFNRMVEALENDRRRQIEIKERLRESEERYALAVRGANDGLWDWNLLADEMHYSTRWKSMLGYGEDEIGDTPEEWLGRIHPDDRENVQAALNAHTQLTTAHFESEHRIRHKSNNYIWVLCRGLAVQDSSGVPTRMAGSQTDITLRKVFEEQLRHQALHDSLTSLPNRALFLDRLNQAIRLSERQKEYRFAVMFLDLDRFKVLNDGLGHVVGDALLNMFAEKLQHILRAVDTVCRHTGTLARFGGDEFVLLLDNISGVGDATLVAGRIERMLEQPFQIDQHEVFTSASIGIAMSGPGYTNPEELIRNADTAMYRAKARGKACFEIFDADMHSKAIERLQLENDLRRAIEREEFRVHYQPIVSLNTGRIVAFEALIRWEHPERGMISPIEFVPVAEETGMIVAIGEFVLRTACRQLRIWQTTVSGESELMVSVNLSVKEFSKPNLIAAIADILTETEVQPGYLKLEITESALMESVEFVTRTLRQLRDMGIQLAIDDFGTGYSSLSYLHRFPMHTLKVDQAFIREMSSSRESEQIVKTVLLLAQALSMSTIAEGIENATQAEALQALRCESGQGYFFSKPLPADQATELLTQPPAWPITAAGKEPYGPVAAELKGLS from the coding sequence ATGTCGTTGAGGGTCAAGGTGGAGTTGGTGCTCTTCATCGTCTTCGGATTGGTGATCGGGTTGACCTATGGGATCCAGCGGTTCGTTATCATACCTGGACTGGAGCCCGTCGAGCGCAAGACGGCGCAGAAAGATATGGAGCGCTCCTCGGAGGCGCTTGAACGCCAGGCCGGCATCGTGAAGCGGCGCGCCGCCGAGTGGTCCAGACTGATTTCACGGCGTATTGCCGCGGGGGATTCTTCGGCGGTTGTTCCCGAGGAAGACCTGGTGGCCGCCGGTGTTTCCGCCGCGTTCTGGTTCAAGCCGGGGGGGGGCGAGCGGAACTGGGGCTACACCGCCCCGGATCCCACAGGCGGATCGCGTAAGTTTGCCGAGTTTGCGTCGGGCGTGAAACCGGAGCAGGCCTACCTGCTGGAGGCGGCGAAGCATGGAGAGGCCGTGGCGGGTGCGCTGCTGACCAGCGAAGGCCCCGCCCTGGCCGCCGTGGCCCCGGTTGTACCGAGCGGGGGGGGCGCCCCGGGGATGCTGCTGGTGCTTCGTCTTCTCGATCCGGCCCTTCTCGCACAGATGCACCAGCAGGCGGCCATCGAATTTCAGGTTTGGGCCTTGAACGACCCGGCGCTCACCCCGGAAGAGCGCGGTGTCGTACAGGAGTTGCTGGCGGGCAACGACGTGCAGGTACGGGAGGCGGGCGAGGAAGAGTTTCGGGTCTACTCGTCCTATGCGAGTATTTCGGGCCAGCCCCTGTTTCTGCTGCGTTCGGAGATCCATCGCAGTCTCCTGGCTCGTGCGCGCTCCACCATGCAGATCGGCCTCCTCGCCCAGGTGGGCATCGGTCTCGCCGCGCTGGTCTTGCTCATTATTTTGTTCCGCCGCACCGTGATGGACAGCCTTTCCCTGCTGACCGACCACACGACTTCGATCGGCGGGTCCAACGATCTGTCGGCCCGCCTGAAGCTGGACCGAAGCGATGAGCTCGGTACGCTCGCGTCGGAATTCAACCGGATGGTTGAGGCCCTGGAGAATGATCGGAGGCGACAGATCGAGATCAAGGAGCGGCTTCGCGAAAGCGAAGAACGCTACGCCCTGGCGGTGCGGGGCGCAAACGATGGTCTCTGGGACTGGAACCTCCTCGCCGATGAAATGCATTACTCGACCCGCTGGAAAAGCATGCTCGGTTACGGCGAGGATGAAATCGGGGACACGCCGGAAGAGTGGTTGGGCCGTATCCATCCGGATGACAGGGAGAACGTGCAGGCGGCGCTGAACGCCCACACCCAGTTGACGACGGCCCACTTCGAGTCCGAGCACCGCATTCGGCACAAGAGCAACAACTACATCTGGGTCCTCTGCCGGGGCCTGGCCGTGCAGGACAGCAGCGGCGTCCCCACCCGCATGGCGGGCTCCCAGACCGACATCACCCTGCGCAAGGTTTTCGAAGAGCAGTTGCGCCATCAGGCGCTCCACGACTCGCTCACGAGCCTGCCCAACCGCGCCCTCTTTCTGGACCGCCTCAATCAGGCGATCCGGTTGAGCGAGCGACAGAAGGAATACCGTTTTGCCGTTATGTTTCTCGATCTGGACCGCTTCAAGGTCTTGAACGACGGTCTGGGGCACGTCGTGGGCGACGCCCTGCTCAACATGTTCGCGGAGAAATTGCAGCATATCCTGCGGGCGGTGGACACGGTCTGCCGCCACACCGGTACCCTGGCGCGCTTCGGCGGCGACGAATTCGTTCTTCTCCTCGACAATATCTCCGGCGTGGGGGATGCCACGCTGGTCGCGGGCCGTATCGAACGCATGCTGGAGCAGCCCTTCCAGATCGACCAGCACGAAGTGTTCACCAGCGCAAGTATCGGGATAGCCATGAGCGGGCCGGGCTACACCAACCCGGAGGAACTCATCCGGAACGCCGACACGGCCATGTATCGCGCCAAGGCCCGTGGCAAGGCCTGTTTTGAGATTTTCGACGCCGACATGCACTCCAAGGCCATCGAGCGGCTGCAATTGGAGAATGATCTCCGGCGCGCGATTGAACGGGAAGAGTTTCGCGTTCATTACCAGCCCATTGTATCGCTGAACACGGGGCGCATTGTCGCCTTCGAGGCCCTCATACGCTGGGAGCACCCGGAACGCGGCATGATCTCACCCATCGAATTTGTCCCCGTGGCCGAAGAGACCGGCATGATCGTCGCCATCGGCGAATTCGTCCTGCGTACCGCCTGTCGGCAGTTGCGCATCTGGCAGACCACGGTTTCGGGCGAGTCCGAACTGATGGTCAGTGTGAATCTCTCCGTGAAGGAATTCTCCAAACCCAACCTCATCGCCGCCATCGCGGATATCCTGACGGAGACCGAAGTGCAACCCGGATACTTGAAGCTGGAGATCACGGAAAGTGCGCTAATGGAAAGCGTGGAGTTCGTGACGCGCACCCTGCGGCAACTGCGCGACATGGGGATTCAACTCGCCATCGACGATTTCGGGACGGGCTACTCCTCCCTCAGCTATCTGCACCGGTTTCCCATGCATACGCTCAAAGTGGATCAGGCCTTCATCCGCGAAATGTCGTCAAGCCGGGAGAGCGAACAGATCGTCAAGACCGTGCTGCTGCTGGCCCAGGCCCTCTCCATGTCCACCATCGCGGAGGGTATCGAAAACGCGACCCAGGCGGAGGCCCTCCAAGCGCTCCGGTGCGAGTCGGGCCAGGGGTACTTCTTTTCAAAACCGCTTCCGGCGGACCAGGCCACAGAACTGCTGACTCAACCGCCGGCGTGGCCGATCACTGCGGCAGGGAAGGAGCCCTATGGCCCG